The genome window GGTTTTAGCCACTTCATCTTCAAAATAATACATATCAACGTAAGTTGTGACACCCCCTTTAATCATTTCAACATTAGCAAGGTTTGCCCCAACTCGTACCATTTCACGGGAGACCATTTTATTTTCTAATGGGAAGATATAACGATGTAAACGGTCTGGAACATCATCGGCTAAGGAACGAAATACGGTCATAGATGCATGTGTATGCGTGTTAATTAGCCCTGGCATGACAATATCACCATCAACATTTAGTACATTAGGTGCTTGATAACGTTGAGCAAGCTCAGGACCACCAACAGCAATAATTTTATTGCCTTTGATGACAACCGTACCATGGTCAATAACCTGCTTTTGAGAATCCATTGTTAAGATAGTGCCATCTACAATTATGATGTCAGCAGGTGTAGCAGCAAAGCTAGAAAAAGAAGTACTAATAATGGAAATAGCCAGTAAAGATTTTAAAAGTGACATTTTGGCCTCATATCTGGTGAGAAAATATAAAAACTATAGGTAAATAAAAAGAAATAATACTGTTTTTAATAAAACTAAATTTATTGCTTGGTAACTGAACATTCAAATAATAATAATTTTATTAATGACTTAATTTTGCTAATAAAACACCAAAAACAATAACAACACAGGCAACGACTCGCATGACGTTGAATTTTTCTTTAAGAAAAGCAATGGATAGGAACATAGCGAATAGTACACTAGTTTCTCTAATTGCAGCGACCATGACAATGGGGGCTTGGCTCATCGCCCATATAGCAATACCATAGCTAATGAGTTGCATTAACCCACCTAGTAACCCAGAGCGCCAGTATTGTTGAATTCCAACAATTAGGGTACCACGATATTTGATAAAGCCAGGTACAGCTAACACAATCCCATTCAATAGAAATAACCAAAGTGTATAAACTACGGGGTCTTCACTTGCTCTAGCACCATAGCCATCAGATAAGGTATAACAGGCAGTAAAAAAGGCAGTTGATATGGCAAAAGCCAGTGCTTTTCCTTTGATATTTAAGGTGAATTTTTTTCCTGCAAAGGCAATGAGCACTACGCCACTAATGATAAATAAAACACCAATAAGGCCCATTAATGGAATTAGCTCACTAAATAGCAAAGCGCCGAGTAGTGCAGTCATTAATGGTGCAGACCCACGTGATATGGGGTATATCTGGCTTAAATCGCCATGTGTATAAGCCTGACTTAAAAAAAAGGTATAGCCAATATGAAATAATACCGATAAAGCTAGCCAATGGATAGCTTCTGGTGATGGTAGGCCTAACCAGAATATTGCTGGTAGCGTTAAGATGCCAGAAAAAACAGAAATCATGACTAGACCGAAAAAGCGGTCATTGCCAAATTTAACAATGGCGTTCCAGCTTGCATGGCAAAAAGCAGCAAAAAGCACGGCACATAGTACGTGAGTTGTCATTAGTAAATTGTAATCTTGAGTTTTTTATTGGCAATCTAATCGCATTTTATTTGCGAAGCGCTTTGCAAATATCTTGCAAGTAGTCTCCCACATTTAAAATCTTCACGAAAGATATCGAAAGCAGAAGTTAAAAAATTATTTTGTGATAGTTGAAAAATATAGCTTGGGTATTGTAATAAAAAATTGAAATTATAAAGCCCATTTTTAACAAAATTTGTTATTTGTTTTTATAAAAGTTGTCTATAGTGAAATTAACGTTTCTTTATCATTCACTGTGATGCTTAACTTAAATTGATCGGTAATTTCGATTTGTTGGTGATGAATAAACGACTTTTTACGAATTAATGATTAGCATAGTATTAACATTCAAAAATATATTGGGGTTAACTATATGACAGCAATTATTCGTAAATTTCTAAGGTTAGAAGCAGCAGGGGGCTTACTCCTGATTATTGCTGCCATAGTCGCTTTAATGATGGCTAATTCGCCATTACAAGGGGCTTATCAGCAATTTTTAGATATTCCTGTATCAATTAAAATATCAGAGTTTGGTTTAGATAAACCTCTGATATTATGGATTAATGACTTCTTAATGGCGATTTTCTTTTTGGTGGTCGGCCTTGAAGTAAAACGTGAATTATTAGAAGGATCTCTTGCCGGGCGTGATAAAGCGATATTTCCAGCAATTGCAGCATTAGGGGGAATGATTGCCCCTGCACTAATTTACCTGTTATTTAATGGGGGAGATGCAGTTACTCAGCAAGGTTGGGCGATACCTGCAGCGACAGATATTGCGTTTGCTTTGGGGGTGATGGCTCTATTAGGTAAGCGGGTTCCAACAGAACTTAAGGTATTCTTATTAGCATTGGCTATTATTGATGACCTTGGTGTTATCGTAATTATTGCTTTTTTCTACACAAGTTCTGTTTCTTTGGTTGCATTGGGGCTTTCAGCACTGTGCATCGCCATTCTCTGTATGATGAATTGGCGTAGAGTAGAGAATACAGCGGCTTACTTAGTTATTGGGTTAATATTATGGGTGTGTATTTTGAAATCTGGGGTTCATGCCACACTAGCAGGGGTCATTGTTGGCTTCTTGATTCCTTTACATGGTACTAACCAGACCAAGCCTTCAGAAGAATTGGAACACGTCTTACACCCATGGGTTGTTTACTTAATTCTACCTATTTTTGCGTTTGCTAATTCGGGTGTACAGTTTCAAGGTGTAACATTAGAAGGTTTATTAAGCCCACTGCCATTAGGTGTCGCTGCAGGGCTAATTTTTGGTAAGCCTATCGGAATTTTTCTATTTAGTTGGGTTTCGGTAAAACTTGGGTTTGCAAAGTTGCCTGAGTCGATTAACTTAAAACAGGTTTTTGCCGTTTCTGTATTGTGTGGGATCGGTTTTACTATGTCTATTTTTATAACCGGCCTCGCATTTGATGGGCTTGATGAGGTGTATAGTACCTATTCACGTCTAGGTATTTTGCTTGGTTCTACGTTAGCTGCATTTTTAGGTTACTTTATGTTAAGAGTCGTGTTACCGAAACAAAAAGACTAACTTAGTACCAGCTCAATATTTAATTTTGCAAATTATTAGTAAGAATTTCCGAACTAATAATCTATGATATACCGTAGTGTGTTTATAAATACACTACGGTATTCATTTTAAAGGCTCTGAGAAATATGAGCTGCGGGTAAATGTGTATGGTCAATAGTGGTTTTTCTAGCTAGTGACGGTACAAAAGGAATCGATATGCGGGTTTCACATCTTAATTTTAACCATCTTTACTACTTCTGGCATGTATGTAAAGAAGGCTCTGTCGTCGGAGCAGCAGAAGCGCTTTACCTGACTCCTCAGACAATTACAGGGCAAATAAAAGCATTGGAAGAACGATTAGGTGGAAAATTATTCAAAAGGCAGGGGCGAGGTTTGGTGCCATCTGAGCTTGGGCAATTAATTTTTCGCTATGCAGATAAAATGTTTATGCTTAGCCAAGAAATGCTAGATATCGTTAATTACAGCCGCGAATCTAATTTACTGTTTGACGTCGGGGTTGCGGATACGCTATCAAAACAGTTAGTTAGTAAAATATTAGAAACTACAGTTGTAGAGCATGAACAAATTCATTTGCGTTGTTTTGAATCAACACATGAATTGCTATTAGAGCAGCTCAGCCAACATAAATTGGACATGATTTTGTCTGACTGCCCAGTTGACTCATCGCAGCAAGAAGGCTTGTTTTCGGTGAAATTGGGCGAGTGTAATATGAGTTTCTTTTGTCGTCAGCCAATCCCTAAAAAACCATTCCCTGAATGTTTAGAGGAACGTC of Providencia rettgeri contains these proteins:
- a CDS encoding Membrane transporters of cations and cationic drugs; amino-acid sequence: MTTHVLCAVLFAAFCHASWNAIVKFGNDRFFGLVMISVFSGILTLPAIFWLGLPSPEAIHWLALSVLFHIGYTFFLSQAYTHGDLSQIYPISRGSAPLMTALLGALLFSELIPLMGLIGVLFIISGVVLIAFAGKKFTLNIKGKALAFAISTAFFTACYTLSDGYGARASEDPVVYTLWLFLLNGIVLAVPGFIKYRGTLIVGIQQYWRSGLLGGLMQLISYGIAIWAMSQAPIVMVAAIRETSVLFAMFLSIAFLKEKFNVMRVVACVVIVFGVLLAKLSH
- the nhaR gene encoding Na(+)/H(+) antiporter regulatory protein, giving the protein MRVSHLNFNHLYYFWHVCKEGSVVGAAEALYLTPQTITGQIKALEERLGGKLFKRQGRGLVPSELGQLIFRYADKMFMLSQEMLDIVNYSRESNLLFDVGVADTLSKQLVSKILETTVVEHEQIHLRCFESTHELLLEQLSQHKLDMILSDCPVDSSQQEGLFSVKLGECNMSFFCRQPIPKKPFPECLEERRLLIPGRRYLLGRHILAWIRNKNLQVEVLGEFDDAALMKAFGMHYNAIFVAPSQYTPDLLGGEDIVELGRLESVKEEYYVIFAERMIQHPAVQRVCNKDFSDLFSVPLDSLDKK
- the nhaA gene encoding Sodium/proton antiporter nhaA — its product is MTAIIRKFLRLEAAGGLLLIIAAIVALMMANSPLQGAYQQFLDIPVSIKISEFGLDKPLILWINDFLMAIFFLVVGLEVKRELLEGSLAGRDKAIFPAIAALGGMIAPALIYLLFNGGDAVTQQGWAIPAATDIAFALGVMALLGKRVPTELKVFLLALAIIDDLGVIVIIAFFYTSSVSLVALGLSALCIAILCMMNWRRVENTAAYLVIGLILWVCILKSGVHATLAGVIVGFLIPLHGTNQTKPSEELEHVLHPWVVYLILPIFAFANSGVQFQGVTLEGLLSPLPLGVAAGLIFGKPIGIFLFSWVSVKLGFAKLPESINLKQVFAVSVLCGIGFTMSIFITGLAFDGLDEVYSTYSRLGILLGSTLAAFLGYFMLRVVLPKQKD